The genomic region GCCGACGCGCTCCAGCACCGCCGGGGTGACCGCGTCCTGCCGCTCCCCGTCGAGGGTGATCGCCGCGCCGGGCGGCTCCGAGGTGACGACCAGCGTGGCGCCGCCCGCGAGGGCCTGCCAGGCGAGGGCGCCCGCGGCCACGGCGAGCCCCGCGCCGGCGCCGGCGGCGAAGGCGGCGGCGAGGGCGCCGCGCCGGGGCCGGGCCGCGGGCCGGCGCGCCGGACCGGGGGCGGCGGGGCGCGCCGTCGGGACCACCACCTCCACGTCGGCGAGCGGGTCGGCGGGGGTCGGCGCCGGCGGCGGGGGCGGCGGCGGCGCGGGCCAGGTGAGCCGGGCCGCGTCCAGGGCCAGGGGCGGCGGGCGCGGGCGCTCCTCCGGCCGCTCGGCCACGTGCTGGAGCACCTTCATCACCAGGGCGTCGTGGGCGCGGCCGGCGCGCTCGCGGCCGATGCGATCCGCGAACACCTCCTGGATCCGCTGCGCCAGGAGGTCCTGGATGGCGCTGTGGGGCGTGGGGAAGAGGACGTCCACGAGCGCCTCGGCGAAGTCGCGGGCGCGCGCGTAGCGCTTCTCCGGGTCGTAGGCCAGCGCCTTCGCGAGGATGCCGTCGAGCTCGCGCGGGAGCCCCTCGATCATCTCCGACGGCGGGACCACGCGCGCCTTGCGCGAGGCGACGAGCGACTCCACGTCGTTCGCCTTCGGGAACGGCTTCTGCCGCGTCAGCAGCTCGTAGAGGAGGATGCCGGCGGCGAAGAGGTCCACCCGGTGGTCCCAGGCGCGGTCCACCGAGGCCTGCTCGGGCGCGACGTACCCGAGCTTCCCCATCAGCATGCCCTCCTTGTAGTTGGAGAGGCTGGTGGCGGCGCGCGCGATCCCGAAGTCGAGGAGCTTCAGCTCCCCCTCCCAGGAGACGAGCGCGTTGTCGGGCGAGACGTCGCAGTGGACGATCCGGAGCGGCCGCCCCTGCCCGTCCGCCTTGCGGTGGGCGTAGTCGAGCCCCTGCAGGAGCTGCAGCGTGAGGTAGATGGCCTGCTCGGGCGTGAGCTGCGCGCCGGCGCGGGTGAAGGCGTGGAGCATCTCCCGGAGCGACACCCCGGCGACGAGCTCCATGGCGATGAAGTAGTGCCCGTCCACCTCGCCGCACTCGTAGATCTGGGCGACGTTGTTATGGGTGAGCTGGACCGTGAGCCGGGCCTCGTTCACGAGCATCCGGATGAAGCCCTGGTCCTGCGAGCGCTCCCGCAGGATCCGCTTCACCACCAGCTCCTTCTCGAAGCCGCCCGCGCCCACCGTCTTGGCGCGGTAGATCTCGGCCATCCCGCCGATGGCGAGCCGCTGCAGCAGGAAGAACTTGCCGAAGACGTGCGGCTTGAACTCCGCGGGCGTCGGCGGCGGGGCGGGGGTGGTCACGGTGGACCCGGATGATATCCCGCGCCTTTTGGGGTGCCAAGGCGCGCCGCGGCGGCCCAACCCGAGCCCGCGGCCTCCCGGCGCCCGTGTTATGAGGCAGGGGATGCCCTCCGCCGCCGGCGCCCCGTCACCCATGGTGCGGGGCCTCCTCGCCGCCACCGGCCTCGCCGCGCTCCTCTTCCTGCCATGGCTCGGCTCGGCCGGCCTGTGGGACCCGTGGGAGCCGCACTACGCCGAGGTGGCGCGCCAGATGCTGGTGCGCGACGACTTCGTCCACCCGTACTGGGAGTCGGCCTGGTTCTTCTCCAAGCCGGTGCTCCTCATGTGGCTCACCGCGGCGGGGATGGCGCTCTTCGGGGCGCAGACCTCCCACCTGCCGCCCGGCGCCGACCTCGCGCCGCCCACCCCGAGCGGCCTCTCCACCCTCACCGAGTGGGCGGTGCGGCTCCCGGTGGCGCTCCTCGCCGTGCTGGCCGTGGCGCTGGTGTACGTGGCGGTGGCCCGGCTCGCCTCGCGCCGCGCCGGCCTCCTCGCGGCGCTGGCGACGGCGACCGCGCCCTTCTACGCGCTCCTCGCCCGGCAGGCCACGACCGACATGCCGTTCGTGGCCCTCGCCACCTGCGGCACGATGTGCTTCGCCGTCGCGGTGATGGACCCGCGCGCCCACCGCACCGCCTGGGCGTACGCCGGCTACCTGTTCCTCGCCTTCGCCACCCTCGCGAAGGGGCTCCTCGGCTTCGGGCTCGCCGGGGCCGCCTTCCTGGCCTGGTTCGCCGCCACCGGGGAGTGGTCGCGGCTCGGGCGGCTCCGGCTCGCGGAGCGGGTGGGGCGACTCTGGCTGCCGATCGGCCCGCTCCTGTTCCTCGCCGTGGCGGCGCCCTGGTACGTGGTGCTCTCGCTCTTCCGCGGCGTGGACGACGAGGGG from Anaeromyxobacter paludicola harbors:
- a CDS encoding serine/threonine-protein kinase, giving the protein MTTPAPPPTPAEFKPHVFGKFFLLQRLAIGGMAEIYRAKTVGAGGFEKELVVKRILRERSQDQGFIRMLVNEARLTVQLTHNNVAQIYECGEVDGHYFIAMELVAGVSLREMLHAFTRAGAQLTPEQAIYLTLQLLQGLDYAHRKADGQGRPLRIVHCDVSPDNALVSWEGELKLLDFGIARAATSLSNYKEGMLMGKLGYVAPEQASVDRAWDHRVDLFAAGILLYELLTRQKPFPKANDVESLVASRKARVVPPSEMIEGLPRELDGILAKALAYDPEKRYARARDFAEALVDVLFPTPHSAIQDLLAQRIQEVFADRIGRERAGRAHDALVMKVLQHVAERPEERPRPPPLALDAARLTWPAPPPPPPPAPTPADPLADVEVVVPTARPAAPGPARRPAARPRRGALAAAFAAGAGAGLAVAAGALAWQALAGGATLVVTSEPPGAAITLDGERQDAVTPAVLERVGVGRVHEVRVEAPNRRAATASVPVGALARAARVHVALARAIGPVTVRSSPPGAAVRIDDAPAGVTPVTIPDVKLDERHRIDLSLAGYELDQFVVLPAQDGARFERELSRTGRARPREGGLTRP